In Bacillus sp. Cs-700, one genomic interval encodes:
- a CDS encoding PIG-L family deacetylase, giving the protein MKNLGKILLSLVLILSAFGTSSTLSFAEDSSTQDANLALWESVVPLTTTASFMNTGAHPDDERSHFLAYLSRGQGVDTSFLLSTRGQGGQNEIGSELGDGLGIIRTNELQASSKVLGIETFFLNEDFEDSIKDFGFSKTPEETLNKWGETETYERLIHDIRTFKPDIIMPSFRNVDSQHGHHRAMTLLTQKAFEDAADSSVFPDQLEDGLTTWQVKKLYLPAETEDQTTTSIQIGIYDEHYDMTYPQLGEKARYLHESQGMGRDVGDGPETVNLQLVKSAVGDIPEQEESIYENIPYDFSDYANTLSKGGNKYKQKLIHLQKDLEKVKSAYPNHENVLTQAENAYKQLQKLMKQMEKDNKLSYDLRNTLIHKLQVKEEQLTNTVFTAAQLEVDVEVADPQLTPDDTTNVSVSITNNGSEKLKDLSATLSIPEDWVVKGQHHSSSLAPGEEVTFDYNVKATSRNYYDAYTPDAIKANIRFKVKGQTVTKAFTPTKRVALLPEVSVKLSPENLVINTKDIEESVTMDVEVEKFAEGTLETDVSLQLPEGWTAEPESQEVSFGSDEQMKTISFTLTPPQNVEEGEFQIVPQAQIGNETISKNVQIIQYDHIGTNYYVSDAAVNGVAFPLDYPKDLKIGYVDSGFDKVADQLLNVGMDITQLTEQDLASGDLSQYDTIVTGIRAYLSREDLLQHNERLLEYVNNGGHLVVQYNKPWDNWDTNTTAPYELEIGQPSIEWRVTDEDAPINVLKPEATIFNYPNKIKPSDWDGWVQERGLYFPMNWSGEFETYVSVADPGEEAFEGGILKADYGEGTYIYTNLVWYRQIQNQVPGGYRIFTNLVSYPFYEE; this is encoded by the coding sequence TTGAAGAACCTGGGGAAGATTTTATTATCGTTGGTTTTGATCCTTTCTGCCTTTGGTACAAGCTCCACACTTAGTTTTGCAGAAGATTCATCTACACAGGATGCAAATTTAGCATTGTGGGAATCTGTCGTTCCATTAACTACGACAGCAAGTTTTATGAATACTGGTGCACATCCTGATGATGAGCGTAGTCATTTCCTTGCTTATTTATCACGTGGACAAGGTGTGGACACGTCGTTTCTACTCTCCACTCGTGGTCAGGGTGGTCAAAATGAAATCGGTAGCGAGCTTGGCGATGGACTTGGCATCATCCGTACAAACGAACTGCAAGCTTCATCTAAAGTCCTTGGAATCGAAACCTTTTTCTTAAACGAAGATTTTGAAGACAGCATCAAAGACTTTGGCTTCTCTAAAACACCTGAAGAAACGCTGAACAAATGGGGAGAAACGGAAACCTACGAACGACTCATTCACGACATCCGAACATTTAAACCAGACATCATCATGCCCTCTTTTCGCAACGTTGACTCCCAGCATGGTCACCACCGCGCCATGACATTGCTTACCCAAAAAGCATTTGAAGACGCAGCCGACTCTTCTGTTTTTCCTGATCAGCTTGAAGATGGCTTAACCACCTGGCAAGTAAAGAAACTCTACCTCCCTGCTGAAACGGAAGATCAAACCACCACTTCTATCCAAATCGGAATCTATGACGAACACTATGACATGACTTACCCGCAACTTGGTGAAAAAGCGCGTTACTTACACGAATCCCAAGGAATGGGAAGAGATGTTGGAGATGGCCCAGAAACCGTCAATCTTCAGCTAGTTAAATCAGCAGTTGGCGATATTCCCGAACAGGAAGAAAGCATTTACGAAAACATTCCTTATGATTTCTCGGATTACGCTAACACCCTTTCAAAAGGCGGCAATAAATACAAACAAAAGCTGATCCATCTCCAAAAGGATCTTGAAAAGGTGAAAAGTGCCTATCCTAACCACGAGAACGTATTAACTCAAGCTGAAAATGCGTACAAACAGCTTCAAAAGCTCATGAAGCAGATGGAGAAAGACAACAAGCTATCGTATGATTTACGAAACACTCTAATTCATAAGCTTCAAGTAAAAGAAGAACAGCTAACAAACACGGTGTTTACAGCTGCCCAGTTGGAAGTAGATGTTGAGGTTGCCGATCCACAACTAACTCCGGATGATACAACAAATGTAAGCGTTTCGATCACAAATAATGGCTCTGAAAAGCTGAAAGATCTTTCTGCTACGCTTTCCATCCCAGAAGACTGGGTCGTAAAAGGACAGCATCATTCTTCCTCTTTAGCACCGGGAGAAGAGGTAACGTTTGATTATAACGTAAAAGCTACGTCAAGAAACTATTATGATGCTTACACACCGGATGCGATTAAAGCAAATATCCGTTTTAAAGTGAAAGGACAAACTGTTACAAAAGCCTTCACACCAACAAAACGCGTTGCCTTGCTACCCGAGGTATCAGTGAAACTATCTCCTGAGAATTTAGTGATTAACACAAAAGACATTGAAGAAAGTGTCACAATGGATGTAGAAGTTGAAAAATTTGCGGAAGGGACTCTAGAAACGGACGTCTCCCTTCAATTACCAGAGGGATGGACAGCCGAACCTGAATCGCAGGAAGTTTCATTTGGATCTGATGAACAAATGAAAACCATCTCGTTTACACTTACGCCTCCACAGAATGTGGAAGAAGGCGAATTCCAGATCGTTCCGCAAGCCCAGATTGGAAACGAAACGATTAGTAAAAACGTCCAAATTATTCAGTACGACCATATTGGTACAAACTATTATGTATCAGATGCCGCGGTTAACGGCGTAGCCTTCCCGCTCGACTATCCTAAGGATCTTAAAATTGGCTATGTCGATAGCGGATTTGATAAGGTTGCTGATCAATTATTGAATGTAGGCATGGATATTACACAGCTAACCGAGCAGGACTTAGCATCAGGAGATCTCTCGCAATACGATACGATCGTCACTGGAATCAGAGCGTATCTTTCAAGAGAAGATTTGCTGCAGCATAACGAACGTCTATTAGAATACGTTAACAATGGCGGTCACCTTGTCGTGCAATACAACAAACCATGGGATAACTGGGACACAAACACGACCGCACCATATGAACTCGAAATCGGACAGCCTTCCATCGAGTGGCGCGTTACCGATGAAGACGCTCCAATTAACGTATTAAAACCAGAAGCGACGATCTTTAATTACCCGAACAAAATCAAGCCATCAGACTGGGATGGCTGGGTCCAAGAAAGAGGCCTCTACTTCCCAATGAACTGGTCAGGTGAATTTGAAACGTACGTTAGCGTCGCCGATCCAGGGGAAGAGGCATTTGAAGGCGGAATTTTGAAAGCAGACTATGGTGAAGGAACATACATCTATACGAATTTAGTCTGGTACCGTCAGATTCAAAATCAGGTGCCTGGTGGGTATCGGATTTTTACTAACCTGGTTAGTTATCCTTTTTATGAAGAGTGA
- a CDS encoding DegV family protein, with protein sequence MRRIILSTESGADLPVDLAEKYDIQVVPMHIIMDGKDYLDGSLPVQDIYDYYERTKKIPSTTSTNAHEYQEFFATIREKFPDCIIVHIGYTSKASSSFQNAVIAAEEFEDIFLIDALNVTGGLAAVVLYAAKDLEKEPGIEPERLVEKIDAIVPKSKLAFIPGSLDFLKAGGRVSNMASLIGALLRIKPCIELKDGKLMSTKKYRGKMSGASEKLLRDYLNEFNIDREQLYFIYSIGLDEKIKQRVDEVAKENGFQNIRWIQAGGMISTHSGAGGFGIAGLEQ encoded by the coding sequence ATGCGAAGGATAATCTTATCTACTGAAAGCGGTGCCGACTTACCTGTTGATTTAGCTGAAAAGTACGATATTCAAGTCGTTCCCATGCACATCATTATGGATGGTAAGGATTATTTAGACGGTTCATTGCCGGTCCAGGATATTTATGACTATTACGAACGCACGAAGAAAATCCCTTCTACTACTTCTACAAATGCTCATGAGTATCAAGAGTTTTTTGCAACTATAAGAGAGAAATTCCCAGATTGCATCATTGTACATATTGGTTATACATCAAAAGCGTCTTCTTCTTTTCAAAATGCTGTCATTGCTGCGGAAGAATTTGAAGACATCTTTCTCATTGATGCTCTGAACGTTACTGGTGGATTAGCTGCAGTTGTATTATATGCCGCTAAAGATTTAGAAAAAGAACCTGGCATTGAACCGGAACGCTTAGTTGAAAAAATAGATGCAATCGTTCCTAAATCAAAACTGGCTTTCATTCCAGGCAGCCTTGATTTTCTTAAAGCAGGAGGAAGGGTAAGTAATATGGCTTCTCTGATTGGAGCTCTGTTGAGAATAAAGCCATGCATCGAGTTGAAGGATGGAAAGCTGATGTCTACAAAGAAGTACCGCGGGAAAATGAGTGGAGCTAGTGAAAAACTTTTGAGAGATTATTTAAATGAATTCAACATCGATCGAGAGCAGCTTTATTTTATCTACTCCATCGGACTCGATGAAAAGATCAAGCAGCGGGTGGATGAGGTCGCCAAAGAAAACGGTTTTCAAAACATAAGGTGGATCCAAGCGGGCGGTATGATTTCGACTCATTCTGGAGCCGGTGGCTTCGGGATAGCAGGATTAGAGCAATAA
- a CDS encoding DUF421 domain-containing protein, with the protein MLSFIGTVLILVLVTIVVIRFMGKSALAQFTPHDLTALFFIVTLAIKAIKVEGVTQALVGIAIVIIIHISLSKLSLYKHLNRFVIGEPTILIKHGKLIKMNLKKSRFSLSELLSSIRSKGYADVTNIQYAILEPNGEISVLPKEESMPVTPKILNCEVDYSGLPIAVVIEGKIQYKNLELIHKDKEWLLNEIKAAGVSSIKHIFYASVRDDDYSLTVDNGKGNLGTLK; encoded by the coding sequence ATGCTCTCGTTTATCGGAACAGTACTCATATTAGTTTTAGTGACCATTGTGGTTATACGATTTATGGGGAAATCCGCCTTAGCTCAATTTACCCCACATGATTTAACGGCCTTATTTTTTATTGTTACCCTAGCGATTAAAGCCATCAAAGTTGAAGGGGTTACTCAAGCATTAGTAGGAATTGCGATTGTTATTATCATACATATCTCACTATCAAAATTAAGTCTATACAAGCACCTCAACCGATTTGTAATAGGAGAGCCAACGATATTGATAAAACATGGCAAGTTAATCAAAATGAACCTTAAAAAAAGCCGCTTTTCTTTATCAGAATTATTATCAAGTATAAGAAGCAAAGGCTATGCTGACGTGACCAATATTCAATACGCTATTCTTGAACCAAATGGAGAAATTAGTGTCCTTCCAAAAGAAGAGTCTATGCCTGTGACACCCAAAATCTTAAATTGTGAAGTCGATTATAGTGGTCTTCCTATTGCGGTTGTTATTGAGGGGAAAATACAATATAAAAATTTAGAACTCATTCATAAAGATAAAGAATGGTTGTTAAACGAAATTAAAGCAGCAGGTGTTTCAAGTATAAAGCATATTTTTTATGCTTCGGTAAGGGACGATGATTACTCCTTAACCGTAGATAATGGCAAAGGAAACCTTGGAACATTAAAATAG
- a CDS encoding aldo/keto reductase: protein MKHRNLGNTGIKVSEVGFGAWQLGNEKDWGKMTEDEAIHLVRNAMDSGCNFFDTAPNYGAGKSEELLGKAFKGKRDRVVISSKCGHHSNGEQNFEPEKLMRSVEDSLRRLHTDYLDSLLLHNPPFSTLNGKSSQFEVLEKLKKQGKIRAYGASVDTGVEMDELLNKTDSQVIEVMFNIFHQEPAAAIQSAENQGVGVITKVPLDSGWLTGKYDRNSRFSGIRSRWSAEEIERRGRLVEQVRRILGNDRSMAQAALQFILYYQEVSTIIPGAKDIQQFNQNIAASEGSLWIEMINELKGIWAEEIMDSKLPW, encoded by the coding sequence ATGAAACACCGCAACTTAGGAAATACAGGAATAAAAGTCTCCGAGGTTGGATTTGGGGCATGGCAATTAGGTAATGAAAAAGACTGGGGAAAGATGACAGAGGATGAAGCGATTCATTTAGTGAGGAATGCGATGGATTCCGGTTGTAATTTCTTTGATACTGCTCCTAACTATGGAGCTGGGAAGAGTGAAGAACTGCTTGGAAAAGCGTTTAAAGGAAAAAGAGACCGGGTGGTTATTAGCAGTAAATGTGGACATCATTCGAATGGTGAACAAAACTTCGAACCTGAAAAACTGATGAGATCAGTAGAAGATAGTTTACGAAGGTTACATACCGATTATCTTGATAGTCTACTTCTTCATAACCCGCCTTTCTCAACACTTAATGGGAAGAGCTCGCAGTTTGAAGTATTGGAAAAACTAAAGAAGCAAGGGAAGATCAGAGCATATGGAGCTTCGGTAGATACTGGAGTAGAGATGGATGAACTATTAAATAAAACGGACAGTCAGGTGATTGAGGTTATGTTTAATATCTTTCATCAAGAACCAGCGGCTGCTATACAATCAGCTGAAAATCAAGGGGTTGGCGTGATTACCAAGGTTCCTCTCGATTCAGGTTGGCTGACAGGAAAGTATGATAGGAATAGTCGATTTAGCGGAATTAGAAGCAGATGGAGTGCAGAAGAAATTGAACGAAGAGGAAGGTTAGTCGAACAAGTTCGACGTATACTGGGAAATGATCGTTCAATGGCACAAGCAGCACTGCAATTTATTCTTTATTATCAAGAGGTGTCTACCATTATCCCTGGAGCCAAAGATATTCAACAATTCAACCAGAATATAGCTGCATCAGAAGGCAGCTTATGGATAGAAATGATCAATGAGTTAAAGGGTATTTGGGCAGAAGAAATAATGGATTCGAAGCTACCCTGGTAA
- a CDS encoding FAD-binding oxidoreductase, translated as MKSETKLTGRVIFKGEPGYEEARLNWNPYTNTFPLVIVFAQNHNDVCNAIKWARENNVPIRARGGRHSLERNMATVKDGITIDVSEMTRIRLNSNKEIALVETGNDVGPVVKTLAQKGFMFPFGDSPSVGIAGLTLGGGIGPIQRTIGLASDNLVGVKMVDARGRTLKADYNNHSDLLWASRGGGGGNFGIATEYALKLHRAPTKATIYSITWPWNQMEEVVKVWQRWAPFVDDRLGAILEVFSKNNGLLQATGLFLGSKGELTNLLKPLLRTGTPTEVNIQTSSWPSVVDQWLVPDPIPSDMANKFSSSYGFQPFPDEAIKVMRRFLEEATGTESNFFFLNWGGEVSRISPKDTAFFWRDPKYYFEWSATWTNPSDARRNLALVERTREMLKPFSKGSYVNVPDFNIENYGHAYYGTNFDRLRKVKTKYDPMNVFHFPQSIPPAY; from the coding sequence TTGAAATCAGAAACGAAATTGACGGGTCGAGTGATTTTTAAAGGCGAACCCGGGTATGAAGAGGCACGGCTAAATTGGAATCCGTATACTAACACATTTCCTCTAGTGATTGTATTCGCGCAAAATCATAATGATGTGTGTAATGCAATTAAATGGGCACGAGAAAACAATGTTCCTATTCGTGCTCGAGGCGGGCGCCATTCCTTGGAAAGAAATATGGCTACTGTAAAAGATGGCATCACAATCGATGTCAGCGAGATGACTCGAATTCGCCTAAATAGTAATAAGGAAATAGCTCTTGTAGAAACCGGGAACGATGTAGGTCCGGTTGTAAAGACTTTAGCCCAAAAAGGCTTTATGTTTCCTTTTGGGGATAGTCCCTCCGTCGGAATTGCCGGTCTTACACTGGGTGGTGGTATTGGACCAATTCAACGCACGATCGGTTTAGCTAGTGATAACCTTGTTGGAGTAAAAATGGTTGATGCCAGGGGAAGAACACTAAAAGCTGATTATAATAATCATTCTGACCTCTTATGGGCCTCGCGCGGCGGTGGTGGAGGAAATTTCGGAATCGCTACAGAATACGCGTTGAAATTGCATCGTGCACCTACTAAGGCTACGATATATAGTATTACATGGCCATGGAACCAAATGGAAGAGGTAGTTAAGGTTTGGCAAAGGTGGGCTCCTTTTGTTGACGATAGATTAGGCGCTATATTGGAGGTTTTTAGTAAAAACAATGGGTTGCTGCAAGCAACAGGGCTGTTTCTAGGTTCAAAAGGGGAGTTAACCAATTTATTAAAACCATTATTAAGAACGGGTACGCCAACAGAGGTTAACATTCAGACTTCATCCTGGCCATCAGTCGTTGACCAATGGCTTGTCCCTGACCCAATTCCGTCGGACATGGCGAATAAATTTTCATCATCATATGGTTTTCAACCATTTCCTGATGAAGCTATAAAAGTCATGCGCCGTTTTCTTGAGGAAGCAACCGGAACCGAATCCAATTTCTTTTTTCTAAATTGGGGTGGTGAAGTAAGTAGAATTTCTCCAAAAGACACAGCATTCTTCTGGCGTGACCCAAAATATTATTTTGAGTGGAGTGCAACTTGGACAAATCCTTCAGATGCCCGAAGAAATCTTGCTTTAGTAGAAAGAACCCGCGAGATGTTAAAGCCGTTCTCCAAGGGATCCTATGTTAATGTTCCGGATTTTAACATTGAAAACTATGGCCATGCTTATTATGGAACGAATTTTGATAGACTCCGGAAAGTAAAAACAAAATATGACCCGATGAACGTATTTCACTTTCCGCAAAGTATCCCTCCAGCCTATTAG
- a CDS encoding EcsC family protein, which produces MYNDNFTSLNQKEIDLLKTLTKKYEEFIQPSPLQTHLINTKDKVSEYLPAKVKDITSDAIKSASDLVVIKKVMESAGKGFGVVNENSARYTLSKKQVIKSLSNEDLQIDHFERICELRSYYIEKNVINRRKMFDLPTAFVGGGLTGIFGLWGVPFNLAYTFFMYYRTVQAVGLYYGYDVVDDPSELEFASSVTIECLSPHIASDAQNLGSIVSRMMFATNVTALKESLRKLSYEKMAQKGGAELLYVQIRALANAQAKKALEKAGKEGVEAGIFKNLLEQIGKKMSKETGKKAVPVISGFIGAMSDTYTMNKIIKGANLIYHKRFLFEKDIRITELNSGSDNNLRPDILDYVEIMNKVRT; this is translated from the coding sequence TTGTATAATGATAACTTCACATCTTTAAATCAAAAAGAAATAGATCTATTAAAAACTCTTACAAAGAAATATGAGGAATTCATACAGCCGAGTCCTTTGCAAACACATCTAATTAACACAAAAGATAAAGTATCTGAATATTTACCAGCAAAAGTGAAGGATATCACATCGGATGCTATTAAAAGTGCGAGTGATTTGGTGGTAATTAAAAAGGTTATGGAAAGTGCTGGTAAGGGTTTTGGTGTCGTAAATGAAAATTCTGCAAGATACACTTTAAGTAAAAAGCAAGTAATAAAATCTTTAAGTAATGAAGATCTTCAGATTGATCACTTTGAAAGAATATGTGAACTAAGAAGTTATTACATCGAAAAGAATGTAATCAACAGGAGAAAAATGTTTGATTTACCTACGGCATTTGTAGGTGGAGGGCTAACAGGAATATTTGGTTTATGGGGTGTCCCATTTAACCTAGCCTATACGTTTTTTATGTACTATAGAACTGTTCAAGCTGTGGGTTTATACTATGGTTACGATGTTGTTGATGATCCAAGTGAGTTAGAATTTGCATCCAGTGTAACAATTGAATGTCTATCTCCCCATATAGCGTCAGATGCACAGAACCTTGGGTCAATAGTTAGTAGGATGATGTTTGCTACAAACGTTACAGCTTTAAAAGAGTCATTAAGGAAATTATCATACGAAAAAATGGCTCAAAAAGGTGGGGCTGAATTACTATATGTTCAGATACGTGCTTTAGCAAATGCACAAGCTAAAAAAGCACTGGAAAAAGCGGGTAAAGAAGGAGTAGAAGCAGGCATATTTAAGAATCTACTTGAACAGATTGGTAAAAAAATGAGCAAAGAAACTGGAAAAAAAGCGGTACCTGTTATTAGTGGATTTATTGGAGCTATGTCAGACACATATACCATGAATAAGATAATAAAAGGAGCAAACCTAATCTATCATAAGAGATTTTTATTTGAGAAAGATATTAGAATAACTGAACTTAATTCTGGTTCAGATAATAACCTTAGACCTGATATTTTGGACTACGTTGAAATAATGAATAAAGTTAGAACCTGA
- a CDS encoding restriction endonuclease PLD domain-containing protein: MKLLNNIYSNHYNEIKYILLNADELQIVSPFLMESFDDFFSQLKGLDIKHISLTTTLKDNDPDLLKKSNSLYSFCMNCQKNSIGYCVSIDNKLHGKIYISLNSGAPLKGIITSANFTNYGLETNHEWGVLIDDNSQLLKLISEINSVESKILSNKELEEIIKRIDAFLQASPKPREPKISLSVSDILNKQKNTVTSDKRYFIKPVGVSDNPFSEDRKLSPDIQELHFSKRKPTAVREGDILICYGVGTAKLLGYFEVIEGPYFLEGTSSRWPWEVKAKNLCPEYSERWNTFNNTISSIQSLYNATLPITKNNQGKTLGALNFGADKIQLTKEFASHVINIIEDSVRETGSSPHHI; the protein is encoded by the coding sequence ATGAAACTTTTAAATAATATTTATTCTAATCATTACAATGAAATTAAATATATTCTTTTAAATGCTGATGAGCTTCAAATAGTAAGTCCGTTCTTAATGGAATCATTTGATGATTTTTTTAGTCAATTAAAAGGTTTGGATATTAAACATATTTCATTGACAACAACCCTAAAAGATAATGATCCCGATTTATTAAAAAAATCAAACTCACTCTATTCCTTTTGCATGAATTGTCAAAAAAATAGTATTGGTTACTGCGTCTCTATTGACAATAAATTGCATGGAAAAATATACATATCGTTAAATTCCGGAGCACCCTTAAAAGGTATAATTACTTCTGCAAATTTTACTAATTACGGATTAGAAACTAATCATGAGTGGGGAGTTTTAATTGACGATAATAGTCAACTATTAAAGTTAATTAGTGAAATCAATAGTGTTGAAAGTAAAATTTTATCTAACAAAGAATTAGAAGAAATAATAAAAAGGATAGATGCCTTTTTACAGGCGTCTCCTAAGCCTAGAGAACCAAAAATAAGTTTAAGTGTTAGCGATATACTTAATAAACAAAAGAATACAGTTACGTCTGATAAACGATATTTTATTAAGCCTGTGGGAGTATCGGACAATCCTTTTTCTGAAGATAGAAAATTATCACCAGATATACAGGAACTTCACTTTTCTAAACGAAAACCTACTGCAGTAAGAGAGGGAGATATTTTAATCTGTTATGGTGTGGGAACCGCAAAGCTATTGGGATATTTTGAGGTTATAGAAGGTCCATATTTTTTGGAGGGAACGTCTAGTAGATGGCCGTGGGAAGTAAAAGCCAAAAACCTCTGTCCCGAATATAGCGAAAGATGGAATACGTTTAATAATACTATTTCTTCTATTCAGTCTTTATATAATGCAACACTACCAATTACAAAAAACAATCAAGGAAAAACTCTGGGGGCTTTAAATTTTGGGGCTGATAAAATTCAACTTACTAAAGAATTTGCTAGTCATGTAATCAATATTATTGAGGATTCAGTAAGGGAAACAGGTTCCTCGCCCCACCATATATAG